The following coding sequences lie in one Mycobacterium gordonae genomic window:
- a CDS encoding TIGR03857 family LLM class F420-dependent oxidoreductase, which produces MTERVLDELGYYLLAGAGGEGPATLMVEARRGEELGFGTAFISERWNVKEASSLVGAACAVTTRMQIATAATNHNTRHPLITGSWATTMHRLSGGRFTLGIGRGIAAIYGAFGIPAVTTAQMEDWAQVMRRLWHGEVIFNHDGPMGKYPILFLDRDFDEDIRLALVAFGPKTLALGGRAFDDVILHTYFTPETLQRCVATVKTAAEKAGRDPDSVRVWSCFATVGDHLPEPLRLKKTVARLATYLQGYGDLMVQTNNWDPGVLRRFRTDSVVTSIAGGIDHKATPDQIEHIATLIPEEWLEPSATGSAQQCVQRIRREFDYGADAVILHGATPDELEPVVAAYRG; this is translated from the coding sequence GTGACGGAACGGGTGCTCGACGAACTGGGCTACTACCTGCTGGCGGGGGCGGGCGGTGAGGGGCCGGCTACGCTGATGGTCGAGGCGCGTCGCGGTGAGGAACTCGGTTTCGGCACGGCGTTTATCTCGGAACGCTGGAACGTCAAGGAGGCGTCGTCACTGGTGGGAGCGGCCTGCGCCGTCACCACCCGCATGCAGATCGCCACTGCGGCAACCAATCACAACACCCGTCATCCGCTGATCACCGGATCGTGGGCGACCACGATGCACCGGCTCTCCGGTGGCCGGTTCACGTTGGGCATCGGTCGGGGCATCGCCGCAATCTATGGTGCGTTCGGGATCCCGGCCGTGACGACCGCGCAGATGGAGGACTGGGCCCAAGTGATGCGCCGGTTGTGGCACGGCGAAGTGATCTTCAATCACGACGGGCCGATGGGGAAGTACCCCATCCTGTTTCTGGACCGGGACTTCGACGAAGACATCCGACTGGCGCTGGTGGCCTTCGGTCCCAAGACGCTGGCGCTGGGCGGGCGCGCATTCGACGACGTCATCCTGCACACCTACTTCACGCCGGAAACGTTGCAGCGCTGCGTGGCAACGGTGAAGACGGCGGCGGAAAAGGCGGGCCGCGACCCGGACAGTGTGCGGGTGTGGTCGTGCTTCGCGACCGTGGGTGACCACCTGCCCGAGCCGTTGCGCTTGAAAAAGACGGTCGCCCGGCTGGCCACCTACCTGCAGGGCTACGGCGACCTGATGGTGCAGACGAACAACTGGGACCCCGGGGTACTGCGACGGTTTCGGACGGACTCGGTGGTCACGTCCATCGCCGGGGGAATCGATCACAAAGCCACGCCGGACCAGATCGAGCACATCGCGACGCTGATCCCCGAGGAATGGCTGGAGCCGTCGGCGACGGGTTCGGCCCAACAGTGCGTCCAGCGGATACGCCGCGAGTTCGACTACGGGGCCGATGCGGTGATCTTGCACGGCGCCACACCCGACGAGCTCGAGCCGGTGGTCGCGGCTTACCGCGGCTAG
- a CDS encoding nuclear transport factor 2 family protein: MGVVRTAREVVELYNLVVWNKRDLQLADELFADNVIRHGVGAAHTLTHDQAVQRVADMWQVCESLRFDLNIVIAGDDGEHVAIVYDSTILADGAETSVASIEVFRVVHGRITEVWNCGYQQGVWK, translated from the coding sequence ATGGGCGTGGTGCGTACCGCACGCGAGGTGGTGGAGCTCTACAACCTGGTGGTGTGGAACAAACGCGATCTGCAGCTCGCCGACGAGTTGTTCGCTGACAACGTCATTCGACATGGTGTCGGCGCGGCTCATACGTTGACCCACGATCAGGCGGTGCAACGTGTCGCCGACATGTGGCAGGTGTGTGAATCGCTGCGCTTCGACCTGAATATCGTCATTGCGGGCGATGACGGCGAGCACGTCGCCATCGTCTACGACTCGACCATCCTGGCCGATGGCGCCGAAACCAGTGTCGCCAGCATCGAGGTGTTCCGCGTGGTGCACGGCCGGATCACCGAGGTCTGGAATTGCGGATACCAACAAGGGGTTTGGAAGTGA
- a CDS encoding alpha/beta hydrolase family protein: protein MSWAARGLGITRELGMVLPRTVAGFNESTRTVPESPRGVRQFGEVFLDELVLTGFSVLGGGVPRSVRSLEACAAAAEELSVLGIDGAHAAPAPLRVRAIKRRRIAGLSYERMSFEHDPALPRVLVNEGFGGPARAAVHLCRHRSPGPDGRRPWLIWIHGAGQGGAEDMLMSRIDRIYRGLGYNVAMPIQPGHGSRRGHWPSYPDMDPLGNVAGMMRSVSEIRAVVRWVRRQASAVVVAGVSMGSPVAALVSHLERDVDAVALYTPILGLNTMIARHLGRAGSSHREYRRLLQSEVVAALTTVIDPLMADPAPPPPRRLIVAARHDRMAMLEPALVLQEKWGGQLHWYGGGHVSHVFSRRVQMISERFLREVRDDLSTRTAD, encoded by the coding sequence ATGTCGTGGGCAGCGCGGGGGCTGGGTATCACCCGAGAGCTGGGCATGGTGCTGCCACGGACGGTGGCCGGCTTCAACGAGTCGACCCGAACAGTCCCCGAGTCTCCGCGCGGTGTCCGCCAGTTCGGTGAAGTCTTTCTCGATGAGCTTGTGCTGACTGGTTTTTCAGTGCTCGGGGGCGGCGTGCCGCGAAGCGTCCGCTCGCTGGAGGCCTGTGCCGCGGCCGCCGAGGAGCTGTCGGTGCTGGGCATCGATGGCGCACATGCCGCGCCGGCGCCGCTGCGGGTGCGCGCCATTAAGCGTCGGCGCATCGCCGGGCTGTCCTATGAGCGGATGTCGTTCGAGCACGATCCCGCACTGCCGCGCGTCCTGGTCAACGAAGGATTCGGCGGCCCGGCCCGCGCGGCGGTGCACCTGTGCCGGCATCGCTCACCCGGTCCGGATGGTCGGCGGCCCTGGTTGATCTGGATTCACGGCGCCGGTCAGGGCGGGGCCGAAGACATGCTGATGTCCCGCATCGACCGGATTTACCGGGGGCTGGGGTATAACGTCGCGATGCCGATTCAGCCCGGCCACGGGAGTCGCCGGGGCCACTGGCCGAGCTATCCGGACATGGATCCACTGGGCAACGTCGCCGGCATGATGCGCTCGGTGTCGGAGATCCGCGCGGTAGTCCGCTGGGTGAGGCGGCAAGCCAGCGCCGTTGTGGTGGCAGGTGTTTCGATGGGCAGCCCGGTGGCCGCATTGGTGTCACACCTCGAGCGCGACGTTGATGCGGTGGCGCTGTACACGCCGATCCTGGGACTCAACACGATGATCGCGCGGCACCTCGGACGCGCCGGCTCGTCACACCGCGAGTACCGGCGGCTTCTGCAGTCCGAAGTGGTCGCTGCGCTCACCACCGTGATCGATCCGCTGATGGCCGACCCCGCACCCCCGCCGCCGCGGCGGCTGATCGTCGCCGCGCGGCACGACAGGATGGCGATGCTGGAACCGGCGCTGGTGTTGCAGGAGAAGTGGGGCGGGCAGCTGCACTGGTACGGCGGCGGCCATGTTAGCCATGTGTTCTCCCGCCGCGTGCAGATGATCTCCGAGCGGTTCCTACGCGAGGTCAGAGACGACTTGTCGACGCGGACGGCCGATTGA
- a CDS encoding PaaI family thioesterase: MTDTTSEIRGGLPDVRPLDAPPGLERYITALRRLQDLTVSTKPDVSAWDTASEHLESACAVLDSHRAPEIEVPAGRILEIPGLGHPLMPPWSLSEMGSDGVRMRGHFTASHVGGNRAVHGGMIPLFYDWLFGMVVTGADIRPTRTAFLHVDYRKITPIDAPLAAHGRIDRVEGRKVFITASMTSSDGAVLTEASGLMVRLLPHQP; the protein is encoded by the coding sequence ATGACAGACACCACCAGCGAGATCCGGGGCGGTCTCCCCGACGTCCGGCCACTGGACGCACCACCTGGGCTGGAGCGCTACATCACCGCCCTGCGCCGCCTGCAAGATTTGACCGTCTCCACCAAACCGGATGTTTCGGCGTGGGACACCGCCAGTGAGCATCTCGAAAGCGCCTGCGCCGTACTGGATTCCCATCGGGCTCCGGAGATCGAGGTGCCGGCCGGCCGGATCCTGGAAATTCCTGGATTGGGCCATCCGCTCATGCCGCCGTGGAGTCTGAGTGAAATGGGATCCGACGGAGTCCGGATGCGGGGGCACTTCACCGCCTCCCACGTCGGCGGAAACCGTGCGGTGCACGGCGGCATGATCCCGTTGTTCTACGACTGGCTGTTCGGCATGGTGGTCACCGGTGCGGACATCCGCCCCACCCGCACGGCATTCCTGCATGTGGACTACCGCAAGATCACACCGATCGACGCACCGCTGGCCGCGCACGGCCGCATCGACCGTGTCGAGGGCCGGAAGGTATTCATCACCGCGAGCATGACAAGCTCCGATGGTGCGGTACTCACCGAAGCGAGCGGCCTGATGGTTCGCCTGCTCCCCCACCAACCGTGA
- a CDS encoding acyl-CoA synthetase has product MPEFTVPAVAAAVAAAIPDRELVVHGDKRFTYSQIVERSNRLAAYLHSQGLGCHTERSALAGHEAGQDLLGIYAYNGSEFVETLFGSFAARVAPFNVNYRYVKSELQYLLADSGATALLYHAAFAPRVAEVLPDLPDLRVLIQIADDSGNELIHGAVDYENIVSTAAEPPPVRHSPDDLYVLYTGGTTGMPKGVLWRQHDIFMTSFGGRDLMSGQFVSSVDEIVARVTAGPGTKVMVLPPLIHGAAQWTVMMAVTTGQTIVFPTVVDHLDADDVVRTIDREGVAVVTVVGDAIARPLVAAIEKGIADVSSLFVVANGGALLTPYVKQRLIDALPNAMIVDGVGSSETGAQMHHMSTAGAVSTGTFNAGPDTFVAAEDLASILPPGHDGIGWLAQRGYVPLGYKGDAAKTAATFPVIDDVRYAVPGDRARHHEGGHIELLGRDSVTINSGGEKIFAEEVETAIASHPAVADVVVAGRPSERWGQEVVAVVALAEGARADAADLVTHAGQSLARYKLPKAVVFRTVIQRSPSGKADYRWAREQALNP; this is encoded by the coding sequence GTGCCTGAATTCACTGTGCCTGCTGTCGCCGCGGCCGTCGCCGCCGCGATACCTGACCGCGAACTGGTGGTCCACGGAGACAAGCGCTTCACGTACTCGCAAATCGTCGAGCGATCCAACCGGTTGGCCGCCTACCTGCACTCACAAGGGCTGGGCTGCCACACCGAGCGCTCCGCACTTGCCGGCCACGAAGCCGGGCAGGACCTGCTGGGCATCTACGCCTACAACGGATCCGAGTTCGTCGAGACGTTGTTCGGCAGCTTCGCGGCGCGGGTGGCTCCGTTCAACGTCAACTACCGCTATGTCAAGAGCGAGCTTCAGTACCTGTTGGCGGACTCCGGGGCGACCGCATTGCTCTACCACGCGGCATTCGCACCACGGGTGGCCGAGGTGCTGCCGGATCTGCCGGATCTGCGTGTGCTGATTCAGATCGCCGACGACTCGGGGAACGAACTGATCCACGGCGCAGTCGATTACGAGAACATCGTGTCCACCGCCGCTGAGCCACCGCCGGTCCGGCATTCCCCCGATGACCTGTATGTGCTCTACACCGGCGGTACGACCGGCATGCCCAAGGGCGTGCTGTGGCGCCAGCACGACATTTTCATGACATCGTTCGGCGGGCGTGACCTGATGAGCGGTCAGTTCGTCAGTTCCGTCGACGAGATCGTGGCGCGCGTGACGGCCGGCCCCGGGACCAAAGTGATGGTGTTGCCGCCGTTGATCCACGGAGCCGCGCAGTGGACCGTGATGATGGCCGTGACCACCGGGCAGACCATCGTATTCCCCACTGTCGTCGATCATCTCGATGCCGACGACGTGGTGCGCACCATCGATCGCGAGGGCGTGGCGGTGGTGACGGTCGTCGGCGACGCGATAGCCCGTCCACTGGTCGCCGCGATCGAGAAAGGCATCGCCGACGTCTCGTCATTGTTCGTCGTAGCGAACGGCGGCGCCCTGCTGACGCCGTACGTCAAGCAGCGCCTGATCGATGCCCTGCCCAACGCGATGATCGTCGACGGAGTCGGCTCCTCGGAGACCGGCGCCCAGATGCACCACATGTCGACCGCGGGTGCGGTCTCGACAGGCACTTTCAACGCCGGACCGGACACGTTCGTCGCCGCCGAGGACCTCGCGTCCATCCTGCCGCCTGGTCACGACGGGATCGGCTGGCTGGCTCAGCGCGGCTATGTTCCGTTGGGCTACAAGGGCGATGCCGCCAAGACGGCCGCCACATTCCCAGTCATCGACGACGTGCGCTACGCGGTTCCCGGTGACCGTGCGCGCCACCACGAGGGCGGCCACATCGAGTTACTGGGACGGGACTCGGTGACGATCAACTCGGGCGGCGAGAAGATCTTTGCCGAGGAGGTCGAGACTGCGATCGCGTCCCATCCTGCGGTGGCCGACGTCGTTGTCGCCGGTAGGCCGAGCGAGCGTTGGGGCCAGGAGGTCGTCGCCGTCGTTGCTCTGGCCGAAGGCGCCCGTGCCGACGCGGCGGACCTGGTAACGCATGCCGGTCAATCGCTGGCCCGCTACAAGTTGCCCAAGGCGGTCGTGTTCCGCACCGTGATCCAGCGCAGTCCGTCGGGCAAGGCCGACTACCGCTGGGCGCGCGAGCAGGCCCTCAACCCGTGA
- a CDS encoding lipocalin-like domain-containing protein: MKLSEELPGGWLLESFVSRQAETGSIRYPFGKHPSGLILYTTDGHMSAQLTPDPGEFVSYGGRFEVDEAAATVTHHVIIATMPELLQQPQIRHARVDGDRLTLSASLTSAAGTTHNTLVWRRDRGRQG, translated from the coding sequence GTGAAGCTGAGCGAGGAACTGCCGGGCGGTTGGCTGTTGGAGTCGTTCGTGTCCCGCCAGGCTGAAACCGGTTCCATCCGTTATCCGTTCGGCAAGCATCCGTCTGGCCTGATCCTCTACACCACCGACGGCCACATGTCCGCGCAGTTGACTCCGGATCCCGGCGAATTCGTCTCCTACGGAGGTCGCTTCGAGGTCGACGAGGCGGCAGCAACGGTCACCCACCATGTGATCATCGCCACGATGCCGGAGTTGTTGCAGCAGCCCCAGATTCGGCACGCGCGCGTTGACGGAGACCGATTGACGCTGTCGGCGAGCCTGACTTCTGCCGCGGGCACCACGCACAACACGTTGGTCTGGCGCCGAGACCGCGGCCGCCAGGGTTAG
- a CDS encoding YoaK family protein: MSDKVPTLPGRLLAYCGALAFNAGLVNAVALMILAVPVGNLTGVTTQLSMDTANPWRYESHVLLAILLGFLIGSAIAGALLTSTRVALGPRHAIVLTAQAALLLLAAAGVEETAVDTGVQALLAAAALGLQNGLTSSFRGMAVRTTHFTGTITDLGLMIGRSRKHGIDAWKAAMLAVTLLLFLGGGVAGILAGARFGGYALLIPAAICVSLGSVYVVQHRRTAAVNGAVLRPVTHPVGRLEVGSQASLTVPTRRTAGCATSLPSITASNTTSTR, translated from the coding sequence ATGTCCGACAAGGTTCCGACACTTCCAGGGCGCCTGCTCGCATATTGCGGGGCGTTGGCGTTCAACGCCGGCCTGGTGAATGCGGTAGCGCTCATGATTCTGGCCGTGCCGGTGGGCAACCTCACCGGGGTGACCACCCAGCTCAGCATGGATACCGCCAATCCGTGGCGATACGAGAGCCACGTACTCCTCGCCATCTTGCTGGGGTTCCTGATCGGCTCGGCCATCGCGGGGGCGCTGCTGACCTCGACCCGAGTCGCACTGGGTCCACGTCACGCCATCGTGCTGACCGCACAGGCAGCGCTGCTGTTGCTGGCCGCCGCCGGAGTGGAAGAAACCGCGGTCGATACCGGCGTACAGGCGCTGCTGGCAGCGGCGGCTCTCGGCCTACAGAACGGGCTGACCTCCAGCTTCCGCGGAATGGCCGTGCGCACCACGCATTTCACCGGCACCATCACCGATCTGGGGCTGATGATCGGGCGCAGCCGCAAGCATGGCATCGACGCATGGAAGGCCGCGATGCTCGCGGTGACGCTGTTGCTGTTCCTCGGCGGCGGGGTGGCCGGGATTCTGGCCGGCGCGCGGTTCGGCGGATACGCGCTGCTCATTCCCGCCGCCATCTGCGTGTCGTTGGGCAGCGTCTACGTCGTGCAGCACCGCCGCACCGCTGCTGTCAACGGGGCCGTTCTGCGGCCGGTTACGCACCCCGTCGGGCGGCTCGAAGTCGGTAGCCAGGCTTCGTTGACAGTCCCTACGAGACGTACCGCCGGATGCGCGACGTCGCTCCCGTCTATTACAGCGAGCAATACGACTTCTACGCGCTGA
- a CDS encoding YihY/virulence factor BrkB family protein, which yields MAGYDTDRTPGTERRHAPDPDDPSKPDSPDDLTRASWLFVLRKTASEFTKDQCLDLAAGLTYYAVLSLFPALLVLVSLLGVVGEGRRTTDALLEVVGGVAPASTVDTLRQPIQQVVDNPSAGLALVFSALAALWSASGYVGAFGRAMNRVYEIGEGRPVWKLRPLQLVLTLAGLVLAAAVAFMLVISGPVTEAVGRAAGVGSAAQTAWAIVKWPAILAIVTLVVAILYYATPNVQQPKFRWLSIGAAVAIVVWAAASVGFGFYVSHFGSYNKTYGALSGVIVFLLWLWITNLALLFGAELDAELERGRQLQAGIEAEHELQLPPKDTRVLEKSAAAQRKDIRRGRWLRRTRGRRE from the coding sequence ATGGCCGGCTATGACACCGATCGCACACCGGGGACAGAGCGCAGACACGCCCCCGATCCAGATGACCCGAGCAAGCCGGACTCCCCGGACGACCTGACCAGAGCGTCCTGGTTGTTCGTGCTGCGAAAGACCGCATCCGAATTCACCAAGGATCAGTGCCTCGACCTCGCCGCGGGACTCACGTACTACGCGGTGCTGTCGCTGTTTCCGGCGCTGCTGGTGCTGGTTTCGCTGCTCGGTGTTGTCGGTGAGGGCCGGCGTACCACCGACGCCCTGCTCGAGGTGGTGGGCGGGGTGGCTCCCGCGTCCACGGTCGACACGCTGCGCCAGCCGATTCAGCAGGTGGTTGACAACCCTTCGGCCGGGCTTGCACTGGTGTTCAGTGCGCTTGCCGCGTTGTGGTCGGCCTCGGGGTATGTCGGCGCGTTCGGACGGGCGATGAACCGTGTCTACGAGATCGGCGAGGGACGCCCGGTATGGAAGCTGCGGCCGCTGCAGTTGGTGCTGACGCTTGCCGGACTGGTGCTGGCCGCCGCGGTGGCGTTCATGCTGGTCATCAGTGGTCCGGTCACCGAAGCCGTCGGGCGGGCCGCCGGCGTGGGAAGCGCCGCCCAGACCGCCTGGGCGATCGTCAAGTGGCCTGCCATCCTGGCGATCGTCACGCTCGTCGTGGCGATCCTCTACTACGCAACGCCCAACGTCCAGCAGCCGAAGTTTCGTTGGCTCAGCATCGGTGCGGCGGTCGCCATCGTGGTATGGGCTGCCGCCTCGGTCGGGTTCGGCTTCTACGTCAGCCACTTCGGCAGTTACAACAAGACTTACGGCGCACTCAGCGGCGTGATCGTGTTCCTGCTGTGGCTGTGGATCACGAATCTGGCATTGCTATTCGGCGCCGAGCTTGACGCCGAGTTGGAGCGGGGCCGGCAGCTGCAGGCCGGAATCGAGGCCGAACACGAACTGCAGCTGCCCCCCAAAGACACTCGCGTCCTCGAGAAAAGCGCCGCCGCCCAGCGCAAGGACATCAGGCGCGGACGCTGGTTACGCCGTACCCGCGGCCGCCGCGAATGA